From the Gouania willdenowi chromosome 19, fGouWil2.1, whole genome shotgun sequence genome, one window contains:
- the LOC114481861 gene encoding ubiquitin carboxyl-terminal hydrolase 36-like, producing MSRTRILYDVHHGKPHPTGICQLRQSHQAYWCAQGAQNAAIAKHFQSGNQEDAHEFLRYTVEAMQQSCLPAIKLDRQTQATTLIHQVFGGYLRSRVKCLNCQAVSDTFDPFLDVTLDIQDICWI from the exons AT gtCACGAACCAGGATTTTGTATGATGTGCATCATGGAAAACCACATCCTACAGGTATTTGCCAACTCAGGCAGAGTCATCAGGCCTACTGGTGTGCTCAAGGAGCTCAAAA tgcagcGATTGCAAAACACTTCCAGTCTGGAAACCAGGAGGATGCGCACGAGTTCCTGCGATACACAGTGGAAGCGATGCAACAGTCCTGCTTACCTGCAATCAA ACTGGACAGGCAAACGCAGGCAACCACGTTAATCCACCAAGTATTTGGAGGCTATTTACGCTCCAGAG TGAAATGTTTAAACTGCCAAGCTGTTTCGGATACGTTTGATCCTTTTCTGGATGTCACTCTGGATATTCAGGATATTTGTTGGATTTAA
- the LOC114481365 gene encoding ubiquitin carboxyl-terminal hydrolase 42-like produces MQKASTVSEALEQFVKAEQLGGENAYKCSKCEHMVTATKRFTVHKSTNVLTVSLKRFDDFTGGKIAKHVKYSEYLDLRPFMSKTQGKPRIYSLYAVLVHSGHSDRYGHYFCYVKASDNQWYRMNDTKVSKSDISAVLKHQAYVLFYNKQEAPLTSSSQSSLTQKIPPPRPPPAAAPANVCLDVRAQPLSTQPQSSQDSKKRKKKNEMKEKKKARNENKQ; encoded by the exons ATGCAGAAAGCTTCCACTGTGTCCGAGGCTTTGGAGCAGTTTGTAAAGGCAGAGCAGCTTGGTGGTGAAAACGCGTACAAGTGCTCAAA ATGTGAACACATGGTCACGGCCACTAAGCGATTCACAGTTCATAAGAGCACCAACGTGCTGACTGTCTCTCTTAAGAGATTTGATGACTTCACTGGAGGGAAGATCGCAAAG CACGTGAAATACTCTGAGTACTTGGATCTACGTCCATTCATGTCTAAGACTCAAGGAAAGCCTCGGATCTACAGCCTGTACGCTGTACTGGTTCACTCTGGGCACAGTGATCGTTATGGTCACTACTTCTGCTACGTCAAG gcGAGTGACAACCAGTGGTACAGGATGAACGACACTAAAGTGTCAAAAAGTGACATCAGTGCTGTCCTGAAACACCAAGCCTATGTTCTGTTCTACAACAA gcAAGAGGCTCCTTTGACCTCCTCATCCCAGTCCAGTTTGACTCAGAAGattcctcctcctcgtcctcctcctgctgctgctcctgctaaT GTTTGCCTGGATGTCAGAGCACAGCCCTTATCCACCCAGCCACAAAGCTCTCAGGACTCCAAAAAacggaagaagaagaatgagatgaaggagaagaagaaggcgAGGAATGAGAACAAACAGTGA